GATTGCGGCTCGATACAGGATAAAACGGGAAAGCGTCGCAAGGGAACGACGGCGACGAAACATTCCACCAGCGGTCGAAACCCGGCCCGTGAAGCGGACACCCAAGCTCAAAGCGATTCTCTCGCTGCCGCTTCGGTCTATCAGCCGGCATTACAATATAGGCTGGGATACGGTAGCAAAACTTCGCCGGGAGCTCGGCGTTCCCCCGGCAGAGCGTTGGCCTGGCAAAGTTCGCGGTAAGACGGTTGCGTCGCGGTAATGCGTCTGCCCGCTTTGTTTTCCGGCTGAGGCACGTGCGTTTGACACACCAGGAGCCTTCACATAATCATGCGGGCATGAAGTTCGGCGGGCATTATTTACCGACTTACGTTTCCGATCTCGACGGACCGGCGACGGAATTCTACCGGCGCATGTTCGAGCAGATGGAAGAATTGGACCGGCTCGGATTCGATCACGTCTGGGTGACGGAGCATCACTTCGGCGATTACGGCGGCGCGATACCGCACCCGCCGACGTTTCTCTCCGCCGTCGCGCGGACGACGAAGCGGATTCGACTCGGCGTCGCCATCAACGTGCTGCCGCTGCACAATCCTCTGGAAGTGGCGGAGTCGTATGCCATGGTGGACGTGGTCTCGAACGGCCGGCTCGAGTTCGGCGTCGGCAAGGGGAGCGAGCCGAGCGAGTACCGGCGCTCTGGCGTGTCACAGGAAGAGGCGACGGGTCGCATGAAAGAGGGGACGGAGGTCCTGCTCCAGGCATGGTCCGACGGGCCGGTAAATTTTCGCGGCGAATTCTTTCGCTATGAAAATTTTCGCGTGCTGCCCAAGCCGGTGCAGCGGCCGCACCCGCCGGTCTGGGTCGGCTGCGCCCGCAGCGAAGATTCGTTTCAGTGGGCGGGAGAAAACGGTTTCCACCTGATGACGCTGCCATACTTATACAAGACACCGGACCTTTTGCCCAAACTTGTAAAGATTTATCGTGAAGCGTTGGTCAAGTCCGGGTACGATCCGGCGCGGTGTCAGGTGCTGGGAAAATTCCATGTCTACGTCGCGGAGAGCTTCGAGCAGGCGGCGCGCGAAGCGGCGCCCTATCTGGAAAATTATTTCAGAGTGCACGCCGCGCACGACCCCGAGCGCAAAGTGGGAGGGCAGTTGGCGCTGAGGGACGTCAGCACCCAGCTAACCGGAGGCCTTGCGATCGCCGGCGACCCCGCGCGCTGCATCGACACGATCAAGCGCTGGCGCGACGAAGTCGGGCTGACGACTCTATCGGGGACTTTTCACTTCGGCGGCATGCCGCAGGAAATGGGGATGAAAAATATACGTTTGTTTGCTGAGAAAGTAATACCGGCGCTGCAAGATTGAAGACCATTTTTTATCCTCGTCTCGTCGGAAAGGCCGGCGGGATGATCTCTTCCACCGACCTTCCCGCCCAGTCGCGCTTGGGCCAGTTGTCCCACGCGGCCTTCGCCGCCGCGTCGGCGCGCGCGTAGAGATCGGCTTCGTCGATGCGCGCCGAGCGGCCGGATTCGATCGC
This DNA window, taken from Candidatus Binatia bacterium, encodes the following:
- a CDS encoding LLM class flavin-dependent oxidoreductase; the protein is MKFGGHYLPTYVSDLDGPATEFYRRMFEQMEELDRLGFDHVWVTEHHFGDYGGAIPHPPTFLSAVARTTKRIRLGVAINVLPLHNPLEVAESYAMVDVVSNGRLEFGVGKGSEPSEYRRSGVSQEEATGRMKEGTEVLLQAWSDGPVNFRGEFFRYENFRVLPKPVQRPHPPVWVGCARSEDSFQWAGENGFHLMTLPYLYKTPDLLPKLVKIYREALVKSGYDPARCQVLGKFHVYVAESFEQAAREAAPYLENYFRVHAAHDPERKVGGQLALRDVSTQLTGGLAIAGDPARCIDTIKRWRDEVGLTTLSGTFHFGGMPQEMGMKNIRLFAEKVIPALQD